The following coding sequences are from one Triticum dicoccoides isolate Atlit2015 ecotype Zavitan chromosome 4A, WEW_v2.0, whole genome shotgun sequence window:
- the LOC119289179 gene encoding zinc-finger homeodomain protein 11-like, with translation MEQLQHQQERAREVYRECLRNHAAKLGTYASDGCCEYTPDDSQPAALLCAACGCHRNFHRKAFLDGTASPGAASQHAPLMLPSPGAPPGYMHHHLAMAGPSGPGIAMGGGDGGGSHSGGGSRRRTRTKFTDEQKARMLRFAERLGWRMPKREPGRAPGDDEVARFCREIGVTRQVFKVWMHNHKAGVGGSGGAGAQTSSSTTRGGGGGGGGAGGMSPAMGGDGEDDEEVRGSEMCM, from the coding sequence ATGGAGCAGCTGCAGCACCAGCAGGAGCGGGCGCGGGAGGTGTACAGGGAGTGCCTGCGCAACCACGCGGCGAAGCTGGGCACCTACGCCTCCGACGGCTGCTGCGAGTACACCCCCGACGACAGCCAGCCCGCCGCGCTCCTCTGCGCCGCCTGCGGCTGCCACCGCAACTTCCACCGGAAGGCGTTCCTCGACGGCACGGCCTCTCCCGGCGCCGCCAGCCAGCACGCGCCGCTAATGCTGCCCTCTCCCGGCGCCCCGCCGGGCTACATGCACCACCACCTGGCAATGGCCGGCCCCTCTGGGCCTGGGATCGCcatgggcggcggcgacggcggcgggtcgCACAGCGGCGGGGGCAGCAGGCGGCGGACGCGGACCAAGTTCACCGACGAGCAGAAGGCGCGGATGCTGCGGTTCGCGGAGCGGCTGGGGTGGCGGATGCCCAAGCGCGAGCCCGGCCGCGCGCCCGGGGACGACGAGGTCGCGCGCTTCTGCCGGGAGATCGGGGTCACCAGGCAGGTCTTCAAGGTCTGGATGCACAACCACAAGGCCGGTGTCGGCGGCAGCGGGGGCGCCGGCGCCCAGACGTCGTCGTCGACCACGCGtggcggcggaggtggaggtggaggcgcggGGGGCATGTCGCCGGCGATGGGTGGCGACGGTGAGGACGACGAGGAGGTGAGAGGCAGCGAGATGTGCATGTAG
- the LOC119283678 gene encoding uncharacterized protein LOC119283678 has protein sequence MRKIEELMLEKSVSMAKSIANDIIIPDPTPQWVCDIFFDKYAKLEPIFLKDSVQCFLGLFKSCGGRGMLWNLTITAQTLTFMISFNALQCAQLVLEGEAPELRGMHANPNCINKYGYFPLHQAAERFSVDMIKLLLRHGASANVRTVGKEIIEDLLPLHVAVENTCLHKYLEDNLEDNLSPSLNHLDYIYNLIRLLCLPEMKIFLDTTRLLAEKTNNLLGELWKYIKDGKLTQSAILLLAAQDQIRGGCSSSSKKDGFDIIKSSILRLSFTLIWGKGSNEMPQKLLDEMKALYCAGLLVDIISRVGEPLSAYIQAHSEVPHEKVLEHVSSILKEYGFCPTGDSMDTLNLQPYDCKKSDGESCGSTDANRAATKTENLHAAKKKAARKEVGGGWDPTYARRRFFPYWRSVLQAKNRC, from the exons ATGAGAAAGATTGAAGAG CTTATGCTAGAAAAGTCTGTTTCGATGGCCAAGTCCATAGCAAATGACATAATCATCCCAGACCCTACTCCCCAG TGGGTGTGTGATATCTTCTTCGACAAATACGCCAAATTGGAGCCCATCTTTTTGAAGGATAGTGTCCAGTGCTTCCTTGGATTATTCAAGAGCTGTGGGGGCAGGGGCATGTTATGGAATCTTACCATCACTGCACAAACCTTAACCTTCATGATCAGTTTCAATGCCCTGCAATGTGCACAACTTGTATTGGAGGGCGAGGCACCTGAGCTCCGTGGGATGCACGCCAATCCCAACTGCATAAACAAATATGGATACTTCCCGCTCCACCAAGCTGCTGAAAGGTTCTCTGTTGACATGATCAAACTACTTTTACGCCATGGTGCATCAGCCAATGTACGCACAGTTGGCAAGGAAATTATTGAGGATCTACTCCCGCTGCATGTCGCAGTAGAGAATACTTGCCTGCATAAGTATCTGGAGGACAATCTGGAGGACAATCTTTCTCCCAGCCTGAATCATCTGGATTATATCTACAATCTTATCCGTCTGCTGTGTCTACCTGAAATG AAGATCTTCTTGGATACAACTAGACTGCTTGCAGAAAAAACAAATAATCTACTTGGAGAGCTCTGGAAATACATTAAGGATGGAAAACTTACCCAGTCTGCAATTCTACTGCTGGCCGCTCAAGATCAGATCCGTGGAGGCTGTTCATCCAGTAGTAAGAAAGATGGGTTTGACATCATCAAGAGCAGTATACTGAGGCTTTCATTTACCTTGATATGGGGGAAAGGTTCAAATGAAATGCCACAGAAGCTTCTGGACGAAATGAAGGCACTTTATTGCGCAGGTCTGCTTGTTGATATAATTTCCCGTGTCGGTGAACCTCTTTCTGCATACATTCAAGCACATTCAGAG GTGCCCCATGAGAAGGTCTTGGAACATGTTTCATCTATCCTCAAGGAGTATGGGTTTTGCCCTACTGGAGATTCCATGGACACTTTAAACCT CCAGCCTTATGACTGCAAAAAGTCGGACGGAGAGTCATGCG GGTCTACAGATGCAAACAGGGCAGCTACGAAAACGGAAAATCTGCATGCTGCAAAGAAAAAG GCTGCGAGAAAGGAAGTAGGTGGTGGATGGGATCCCACATATGCAAGGAGAAGGTTTTTCCCATATTGGAGATCAGTATTACAAGCCAAGAACAGATGCTAG